A segment of the Mangrovimonas sp. YM274 genome:
AGTTTTGTTAAATATCCAGAGGCATTTGAAATGGTTTGCTCGTTTGGATGTAAAACAACTGTTTCGTTTGTTTTGCCATTTAAAACTCCCACTTTACCACTAACAACTGTTACTACTGTATTGTTTCCGCTATAGTCTATATTAAAAGAGGTCCCTAGTACTTTTGTTGCAACATCTCCACTGTTAACAATAAATGGTTTGCTTTCATTTCTAGTCACATCAAAAAAAGCTTCGCCTTTTAGCTCGATTTCCCTTATTGTTTCATTGAATTCATCTTCATTATAACTAATCTCACTTCCTATATTCAACATTACTTTAGACCCATCAACTAGGACAACCTGTTCGACTTTATCTGAATAATTGGCTATCGTATGTACCTGATCATTGGACGGCCAAAACAAAAAGCCACTTAACCCTAACATAATTACCAAAGTTGCAGCAATCTTTAACCAAAGACGTTTTTCTCCAAACAAACTACCTTTGATATTAGCATAAATTCTACGCTCTACTTTGACACTATTTTCTAGCCGTGGTAAACGTCTTTCAGGTTTGTTCATTTCATCCTCAAAATGTTTAAGAATTTCAATCTCTTTTTGAGACGCTTTACCTTTGAGGTATTTAGTAACTATATGTTTGAATTCTTTCTCGTTCATTAACGTGTTGTTGTTATTTAATAATTCCTTTTATTCCCTTAAACACTCAATAATTTTTCACAAAAAACATTTTCTTAACATTAAAGCAGAATTGGATAACGTTTAGCTAACAACTCAACAGCCCTATGTAAGACGATTAAAAGATGAAACAGTACTATGTAACTAATAAAAGAGCCTACCTGCTCACTATTTAAATGGAAGTTTTATTTTAAAAAGAAAATAAGTACAAAGAAGTAAACCAAGTTCTCTTTTATAGCTTTTAGCGCCCGTGATATATAACTCTCCACGGAACGCTTGCTAATATCAAGCTCCTGAGAAATGTCGGCATTTTTCATGCCATGGTATCTGCTCAACACAAAAACTTCCTTGCATCGCTCGGGTAGGGCATCTAAAACAGTATCAATTCTATTTTTGGTAGCTTCTAGATAATGGATCTGGTTGTCCTCTATCTCTTGAGCAGGAATTTGCTCTAACACCTCTAATTGAGAGGTTGTGAATTTTGTATCTCTTAACTCTTTATACGATTTGTAAGTTACTGCTTGAAACAGATAGGCCTCTAAATTTTCATTTTTTATAGTCTTGCGCCGATTCCAAAAATCCACCCAAATTTCTTGAACTACATCTTCAGCTATACTCTCTGATTGCAATAAATTAAATGCCTTAACATAAAGAGGCTGCCAAAGCATTTTAAACAATTTCGAAAACGCCAACTCATCATCTTTGTCCACTACAAGGGATAATAACTCGCTTATAGTTGCGCTTCTTTTTAACTTACTAACCATGTCGCAAATAAATTAAAAAAATCAATTTTGAATATTACTGAAAAGTAAACAAAACTTAAAAATAGCCCCATAATATTGTAACACTTCAAACCTATAAACAAAAAAGTAAAGAGCGCAATACACTACTGCGCTCTTAAAAAACTAATTTGAAAAATCATTTTCAACAGTTATAATTTTACTTAACAATAAGCTTCTTCGTTTCGACAGAATTACCTTGGGAGATTTGCATTAAATACATCCCCGAACTTACCCTTGAAATGTCCAATACATTATCTGCTAATTTATTTTCTCTTAAAACAAGATTACCAATAACATCGTATAACGAAACAGCTATAGTTTCATTACTACTATTTCTTATTACAACATAACCTTGCGTTGCTGGATTAGGATACAATTCAAAATGATTTACTGAATAATTCCCCTCAATAGTTAGAGTAGCAGAATAATCTAACGCTCCCATATTATTAGAGACTCTGTCATTAGCCAACTGATCTTTAGCCAAAAGATCGTTTGATAGTACAGGTGAATAAGTTGCACCTAGAGTTTGCAGCTCTGCAACAGTCATACCGCTATCAATGGCAGGATTATTAT
Coding sequences within it:
- a CDS encoding sigma-70 family RNA polymerase sigma factor, which encodes MVSKLKRSATISELLSLVVDKDDELAFSKLFKMLWQPLYVKAFNLLQSESIAEDVVQEIWVDFWNRRKTIKNENLEAYLFQAVTYKSYKELRDTKFTTSQLEVLEQIPAQEIEDNQIHYLEATKNRIDTVLDALPERCKEVFVLSRYHGMKNADISQELDISKRSVESYISRALKAIKENLVYFFVLIFFLK
- a CDS encoding FecR family protein, giving the protein MNEKEFKHIVTKYLKGKASQKEIEILKHFEDEMNKPERRLPRLENSVKVERRIYANIKGSLFGEKRLWLKIAATLVIMLGLSGFLFWPSNDQVHTIANYSDKVEQVVLVDGSKVMLNIGSEISYNEDEFNETIREIELKGEAFFDVTRNESKPFIVNSGDVATKVLGTSFNIDYSGNNTVVTVVSGKVGVLNGKTNETVVLHPNEQTISNASGYLTKLKTNAKLFTSWYQNQVYLDQITIHQFLNFISSEYGVKILEFDSRFGEEHISIVVNNKEPIDVLLKRFNFISNVQLIKTEQDEIALTVAP